In Micropterus dolomieu isolate WLL.071019.BEF.003 ecotype Adirondacks linkage group LG17, ASM2129224v1, whole genome shotgun sequence, one genomic interval encodes:
- the her8.2 gene encoding hairy-related 8.2 has product MTASSMAHDVGKHPSAKEERKLRKPLIERKRRERINNCLDQLKETVIGAFRLDQSKLEKADILEMTVKHLQNIQSNKLNDPTLGLEAQQKYSTGYIQCMHEVHNMLLTCDWMDKTLGSRLLNHLLKSLPRSTEPTPTCDVPLQTSQGTGLPGTPLRGDPRAGRQLQREGPSCHVAGHLERPGLHSSHLGMLEMWRPW; this is encoded by the exons ATGACTGCTTCATCCATGGCGCACGACGTGGGGAAACATCCCAGTGccaaggaggagaggaag CTGAGAAAGCCGCTCATTGAGAGGAAACGACGAGAGAGGATAAACAATTGTTTGGATCAGCTGAAAGAAACTGTGATCGGTGCGTTCAGACTTGAT CAATCTAAACTGGAAAAGGCAGATATTCTAGAGATGACGGTGAAACATCTGCAAAACATCCAGAGTAATAAACTCAACG ATCCCACATTAGGCCTGGAGGCCCAACAGAAGTACAGCACCGGGTACATCCAGTGCATGCACGAGGTCCACAACATGCTGCTCACCTGTGACTGGATGGACAAAACTTTGGGCTCCCGCCTGCTCAACCACCTCCTCAAGTCCCTGCCCAGGTCCACCGAGCCCACGCCCACATGTGATGTCCCTCTTCAGACCAGCCAAGGCACGGGACTCCCCGGTACACCCCTCAGAGGAGACCCCCGTGCTGGGAGGCAACTCCAGAGAGAAGGGCCCTCCTGCCATGTGGCTGGGCACCTAGAGAGGCCGGGACTCCACAGCTCCCACCTGGGGATGCTGGAGATGTGGAGGCCCTGGTGA
- the cab39 gene encoding calcium-binding protein 39, whose protein sequence is MPFPFGKSHKSPADIVKNLKDSMTVLEKHDISDKKAEKATEEVSKSLVAMKEILYGTNEKEPQTEAVAQLAQELYNSGLLSTLVADLQLIDFEGKKDVAQIFNNILRRQIGTRTPTVEYLCTQQNILFMLLKGYESPEIALNCGIMLRECIRHEPLAKITLWSEQFYDFFRYVEMSTFDIASDAFATFKDLLTRHKLLSAEFLEQHYDRFFSEYEKLLHSENYVTKRQSLKLLGELLLDRHNFTIMTKYISKPENLKLMMNLLRDKSRNIQFEAFHVFKVFVANPNKTQPILDILLKNQTKLIEFLSKFQNDRMEDEQFNDEKTYLVKQIRDLKRPAPQEA, encoded by the exons ATGCCTTTCCCCTTTGGCAAGTCCCACAAGTCACCGGCGGACATCGTCAAGAACCTTAAGGACAGCATGACAGTGCTTGAGAAGCACGACATCTCTGACAAAAAGGCTGAGAAG GCCACAGAGGAGGTGTCAAAAAGCCTGGTGGCCATGAAGGAGATCCTGTACGGGACTAATGAGAAAGAGCCCCAAACAGAAGCAGTGGCCCAGCTAGCACAGGAGCTCTACAACAGTGGCTTGCTCAGCACCCTGGTAGCGGACCTGCAGCTCATCGACTTTGAG GGAAAGAAAGATGTggctcagatcttcaacaacaTCCTTAGGCGTCAGATTGGCACTCGGACGCCCACAGTGGAGTACCTCTGCACCCAGCAGAATATCCTCTTCATGTTGCTTAAAGG GTATGAGTCTCCAGAGATTGCCCTGAACTGCGGTATCATGTTGAGGGAGTGCATCAGACATGAGCCGCTGGCCAAAATCACGCTGTGGTCAGAGCAGTTTTATGACTTCTTCAGATATGTGGAGATGTCCACATTCGACATTGCCTCAGATGCATTTGCCACTTTCAAA GACCTCCTCACAAGACACAAGCTACTGAGTGCAGAGTTTCTGGAGCAACATTATGACAGA TTCTTTAGCGAATATGAGAAATTACTCCACTCAGAAAACTACGTGACTAAAAGGCAGTCCCTCAAG TTATTGGGGGAGCTGCTTCTTGACCGGCACAATTTCACcataatgacaaaatacatcAGCAAACCAGAGAATCTCAAACTAATGATGAACCTGCTACGGGACAAGAGCCGCAACATCCAGTTTGAGGCTTTCCATGTTTTTaag GTGTTTGTGGCCAACCCTAACAAGACACAGCCAATCCTGGACATCCTGCTGAAGAACCAGACCAAACTCATCGAGTTCCTAAGCAAGTTCCAGAACGACAGAATGGAGGATGAACAGTTCAATGATGAAAAGACTTACCTGGTCAAACAGATCAGGGACCTCAAGAGGCCTGCACCCCAGGAGGCCTGA
- the itm2ca gene encoding integral membrane protein 2Ca: protein MVKISFQSVAGQKVEKESDGDKTEILIPHPMDEEELVLPLRPKKSPLNGLCCLTFGLVVFMAGLVLASIYVYRYYFIPHIPEENLFHCRVLYEDSVYAPLRGRQELEENVGIYLADNYEKITVPVPHFGGGDPADIIHDFHRGLTAYHDIALDKCYVIELNTTIVMPPRNLWELLINVKKGTYLPQTYIIHEEMVVTGKVHNMRQLGPFIYRLCNGKDTYRLNRRVTHRRINKREAKDCHHIRHFENKFVVETIICDEA from the exons ATGGTGAAGATCAGCTTCCAGTCTGTCGCGGGACAGAAAGTGGAGAAGGAGAGCGATGGCGACAAGACCGAAATTCTCATTCCTCATCCGATG gaTGAGGAGGAGCTGGTCCTGCCACTGCGGCCCAAAAAGTCTCCCCTCAATGGCCTGTGCTGCCTGACGTTTGGCCTGGTTGTCTTCATGGCCGGTCTGGTCCTTGCCTCCATTTATGTCTACCGCTACTACTTTATACCTCAT aTCCCAGAGGAGAACCTGTTCCACTGCAGGGTGCTTTACGAAGACTCTGTGTATGCCCCGCTCCGTGGGCGTCAGGAGCTGGAGGAAAATGTCGGCATTTACTTGGCTGACAACTATGAGAAGATTACTGTGCCCGTGCCTCACTTCGGAGGCGGCGACCCCGCTGATATAATCCATGACTTCCACAGA GGACTGACTGCCTACCATGACATTGCTCTGGACAAGTGCTACGTTATTGAGCTCAACACCACCATCGTGATGCCTCCACGCAACCTTTGGGAGCTACTTATCAACGTCAAG AAGGGAACATACTTGCCTCAGACCTACATCATCCATGAAGAGATGGTGGTGACTGGCAAAGTGCACAATATGCGTCAGCTGGGACCCTTCATCTACCGCCTGTGCAATGGGAAGGACACTTACCGCCTGAACCGCCGTGTCACCCACAGAC GCATCAACAAGCGCGAGGCGAAGGACTGCCACCACATCCGTCACTTTGAGAATAAATTCGTGGTGGAGACGATTATCTGCGATGAAGCGTAA